GTTAAACAATTTGGAGCCAAAAATCTTAAACGAGGGGTTTTATTATATGGTTTAGGAGTAACATATTTTGGAAATGAAAATGCCGAGTGGTATGCAAATTTTTCAAAGAATTATCGAGGAATTAATTTTAATGATTTATATGAAAATAATTACAATTTAGTGATTGATTCAAATCTTAAAGATGAATCGGGCTTCACAGTAGACATTGGCTATAGAGGTCGTTTTAATGAACGTTTTCAGTTTGATGCCAGTGTATTCTATTTAGATTATTCTGATAGAATAGGTTTTCTTCAAAAATATTATCCAGAAAATCACCCCAAACAATATCAATCATATCGTTTTAAAACGAATATATCGGATTCCAGAACTTTTGGTTTTGATTCCTATCTTTCTTATGAAGTTTTATCGATGGAGAATCAAGAAGCCATTGGTTTAAGGGTTTTTAATAATTTTACTTGGCAATATGGGCAATATCTTGCCTCTCAAGAAGAATCCATAGATGGAAAAAAAATCGAATTAGTTCCAAATATCAATTGGAAAATTGGTGGATTATTGACTTATAAAAATTGGTCAACAAGCTTAGTATATTCCTATACAGGAGAGCAATTTTCTGATGCTCAAAATAGTAAAGTTTCAGACAATAGAGCTTTAACGGGTTTAATTCCCAGTTATCATATTGTAGATTGGAATATGAAATATCAAACCAAAAATCAATGGATATTCAGTTCTGGTGTTAATAATGTATTGAATTCTAGGTACTTTACAAGAAGAGCTTCGGGGTATCCTGGTCCAGGAATTATCCCTGCCAGTCCAAGAAATTTTTATTTCAGTATAGAGAAAACTTTTTAGATTCGTTTTTCAAAGAATCCATTAGTTTTGGAAAAAAATTAAAAAGTCATGTTTAGAATAGGAGATCAGGTAAGAGCAATGAATGAGGATTTCGAAGGAAAGGTTGCTGAAATTCTCAAAGATGGATTTGTTTTGGTGGAAGATGAATCTGGTTTTGGATTTCCTTATGCACAGAGTGATTTGGTAAGAAATGCCAATTTCATGGATCCTGATTTTGAACAGATTTTTGTAGAAAAACAAGAAAACGAGCAAGAAAAACTCAAAAGACTTAAAGAAGAAGCCAAAAAAGAACGAAAGGAGAGAAAAGTGAATTTTTCTACTGAAGGGAAATCATGGAATCTTATTCAAGTGAAGAAAAAACCTACTTTTGAGATTGATTTGCATATTCATGAACTCGTTCCCTCTTTTGCTCACTTAAATAACACACAAATGCTGGGAATTCAAATGAGAGCTTTGAAAAACTGTGTAGCACATGCTTTGGAAAATAATATTTCTTCTATCATTGCGATTCATGGCATCGGTGAGGGTACTTTAAAGAATGAAGTAAGAAAATACATCCAGCAAACTTATCATTATATGGATTTTTGCGATGCCGATTATCGCAAGTATGGGCAAGGTGCTACGGAGATTTCTATAAATTATGGAGCAAAAAGAAAGCGATATTAGGTCTTTCTTTTTTTCTTTTTGGCTGCTGGAAAAAGCACATTATTGAGTATTAATCGATATCCTGGAGAATTCGGGTGTAAATCTAATTCTGTTTTAGGATCACCTACTCGGTGTTGGTAATCCTCAGGATCATGTCCGCCATAAAAAGACCACATACCTTTTCCTATATTTCCGTGGATATATTTAGCTTCATTGGCAGATTTATTTTCTCCTAAAATAAGAACTTCAGATTTCAAAAATTGTTTGTTGTATGAAGTCGTTTGCCCCATAAAGCCTTTTACCACTTTCGTGTGATTTTGAGTAAGCATTGTAGGTACTGGATCCCATTTTGCTGAAAAATCAAACAGTGTGAAGAAATCTTGTGAAGCGTTTACTTTTCTTGTTCTTGTGGCATCAATGGAAGAAAATTCATATTGAAACGGGTCATAAAGAACTTTATAGTCTTTAAAAGCTATTCCTAGGCTATAATCTATTTTATTATTGGCATTAGTTTCAATGGGATCTCCGTCAAACATAGGGCCACAGATATCTGTATTCTGAGCGGCTAACGCAATGTCATAAGAGTCCGTTGCAGAGCACATCGCAAACATGAATCCTCCTCCAATAACAAAATCTTTTATTTTCTTCACAACAGCTAGTTTCGCTTTAGAAACTTTTTCGAAGCCGTGTTTATGTGCATTGGCTTCAAAGTCTTTTTTTTGTTTAATATACCATGGAGCGTGTCTATAAGCAGCATAAAATTTCCCATATTGTCCTGTAAAGTCTTCATGGTGGAGATGTAACCAATCATATTTTGCTAATAAATCTCCCAAGATTTCATCATCATAAACAATATCATAAGGGATTTCTGCATAAGTGAGTGCCAAGGTTACGGCATCATCCCAAGGCTGCTTGCTTTTAGGCGAATACACCGCTATTTTAGGCACTTTTTCAAGCTTTACGATATCCTGATTAATCTCAGGATGTTGAATGCTTTGGTAAATCTGATTTTTTTCATTATCGGATATCAACTCATAAGAAACACCTCTTAATGATAATTCTGTTTCAAATTCTTTGAGATAACTCAATACAAAACTCCCTCCTTTATAGTTTAATAACCAATCTACTTCTACTTCGTTTTCCAAAAGCCAATAAGTAATTCCATAAGCTTTTAGATGGTTTTTTTGGCTTTTTTCATCCATGGGAATAAGGATATTTGCTCCTTTGGAAACAAAAACGCAGAATATAAATAGTGAAAATAATAGCTGTTTTTTCATAGTTATTAGCGGATATTGAGAATATATCGATGTACAAATTAATCGATTTTGATTGATTTTTATAAATATTTACCACAAAAAAAAGCCATTCAATTTTTTGGACTGAATGGCAAAAACACTAAAAAATAAAGAAAAACGGAAATTCTTACGAATTGAAAAATAGAAAATAATAAAAACTAAAAAAAATAAAAATAGGTATTGATTTTTCGTTTCGTGTTTTTCAAATGTCCATATTATTCTTGGTGGAACAAAAAAAATAGTAAGACGAAACATGCGACAATTTTAAAACGCTTAATAACAGGTTATTAAAATTTTTTGTCTCTAAAAAGTGGACAGTTATTTTTACTTATATATAACATGGTTATTAAGGTTTTGAGTGTTTTTTTATCATCTAACAATTTAATTAAAAATGTTTAGACCGCTCTTTTTTTAGCTTGTGAAGCTAGTCTATTTCTGAATTTTGTTGACTAATGAATATTTTTAATGAGAATCATTTTGTTATTCGACTTAAGTCTTCAAGAAATGTGGATATATTTACTACATTTGACGAAAATAAAAATCATTATGAAAAAAATAGCTATCGCTTTGTTAAGTGTTTTTATGATATCATCTTGTTCTCAAGAAGCACCAAAAGAGAAAAAAACGAATCTATTTACAGGAGATATTAAGAAAGAAAATCATATTGCCTTTGGTGAAGACTTAGTGCTTGAAAATAAGAAAGTGTACAAGATGAGTGCCTTCAACGAGCTTACAAAAGGAAAGGAAAATGAGGAACTCATTTTAGCAGGTACAATTGATAAAGTTTGTACAAAAAAAGGTTGTTGGATGTCTATGAAAAATCCAAATGGAGAAAGTGTATTTGTAAGTTATGATTACAAATTTCTGCTCCCAATAAATGTAGATGGAAGAAATGCTATTTTAAAAGGTGTAGTGAGCAATGACACTACTTCAGTTAAAGATTTAAAGCATTATGCCGAAGATGCTGGGAAAACAGAAGCAGAAATTGCTAAAATTACTGAACCAAAAATTGAGAAAACTATTTTGGCTTCTACTGTATGGATTAAAAAATAGTCTTGAAGATGAAAAATGCTATAACTTTCTTAATGTCGATCTTGGCATTATCGGTTTTGTCTTGTAATAGTCCCGATACTGCTCATACTAAATCTGAGGATGCCGCCGCTGTCTCAGAAGAACCTTGGGTACCAGAAGTTCCTAAATCTAGTGAGTTAGCAGAGCTAATGAGGTTGATGTTCGAAACAAATAAATTAAGAAAGCAAGCCTTGCTTAATGGGGAGTCTTTTCTACCTTATTCTGATAATTTTAGAAGGCTACATACCGCAAAGCATACAGACGAAAGTAAAAATAATGCATTGTTTCATTCATTGGCGGAAGCACATATTATTTCAGATTCTTTATTGACCAGCTTGAAGGGGTTTCAAAAAAAGAAAGAAGCCTTCAATGGTCATATTAATAACTGTGTGGCTTGTCATGATAATTTTTGCGGAGGTCCGATAAATAAAATAAAAACCTTGTTGATACTGGATTAGTAATATAGTCAATTAATTTCTTGGCTAGTATTAATTTATGGTGACCATTCTAAACGATAGAAAGAACTATTATTTGCGTTTATTTAACGAAAAATTGTTTTATATTTAGTTTTAGTTTTATAATATCGCTTTAGTATTAATTTTTTAAAAAAGACACAATGTTAGAACAACTTATACAATCTTTTAAAGGAGAAGCCTTAGGACAATTGATGGGGCAATTTGGAATGAGCGAAAAAGAAGCAGATCAATCTGTAGATGTTGTTGGTGAAGAAGTTCAATCTTCGGTATCAAACCAGCTAAGTTCAGGAAATATCTCTGGTTTATTGAATATGTTTGGAGATGCTGATGGTGATGGAATCCCTGATGTATTGGAAGGAATAGGAGAGAATGTAATCTCTGGTTTGGTTTCAAAAGTTGGTTTTTCTCAAGAAAAAGCAGGAGCAATTTCAGAATTTGTATTACCAATGGCTGTAAAGTTCTTTGGAGGTAAAATGAAG
This is a stretch of genomic DNA from Flavobacteriales bacterium. It encodes these proteins:
- a CDS encoding DUF4920 domain-containing protein, with protein sequence MKKIAIALLSVFMISSCSQEAPKEKKTNLFTGDIKKENHIAFGEDLVLENKKVYKMSAFNELTKGKENEELILAGTIDKVCTKKGCWMSMKNPNGESVFVSYDYKFLLPINVDGRNAILKGVVSNDTTSVKDLKHYAEDAGKTEAEIAKITEPKIEKTILASTVWIKK
- a CDS encoding Smr/MutS family protein, whose product is MFRIGDQVRAMNEDFEGKVAEILKDGFVLVEDESGFGFPYAQSDLVRNANFMDPDFEQIFVEKQENEQEKLKRLKEEAKKERKERKVNFSTEGKSWNLIQVKKKPTFEIDLHIHELVPSFAHLNNTQMLGIQMRALKNCVAHALENNISSIIAIHGIGEGTLKNEVRKYIQQTYHYMDFCDADYRKYGQGATEISINYGAKRKRY
- a CDS encoding asparagine synthetase B, whose protein sequence is MKKQLLFSLFIFCVFVSKGANILIPMDEKSQKNHLKAYGITYWLLENEVEVDWLLNYKGGSFVLSYLKEFETELSLRGVSYELISDNEKNQIYQSIQHPEINQDIVKLEKVPKIAVYSPKSKQPWDDAVTLALTYAEIPYDIVYDDEILGDLLAKYDWLHLHHEDFTGQYGKFYAAYRHAPWYIKQKKDFEANAHKHGFEKVSKAKLAVVKKIKDFVIGGGFMFAMCSATDSYDIALAAQNTDICGPMFDGDPIETNANNKIDYSLGIAFKDYKVLYDPFQYEFSSIDATRTRKVNASQDFFTLFDFSAKWDPVPTMLTQNHTKVVKGFMGQTTSYNKQFLKSEVLILGENKSANEAKYIHGNIGKGMWSFYGGHDPEDYQHRVGDPKTELDLHPNSPGYRLILNNVLFPAAKKKKRKT